Proteins from a single region of Haloarcula laminariae:
- a CDS encoding helix-hairpin-helix domain-containing protein produces MGLLQKLKSALGLDETGSSESGRSGDVDVTVEREPSTEDEDAVKGTETASSGESTGEPDGPGTNGAESGDSSVEEAEVSAGEPDTAAASASDAADDANADTVDDTEADTVDDTDADTEADDADADTEPDDTAADTADDDTDTDTAADDSDADAPADTAGSTDPVTELNGIGPAYGDRLAGAGIDTVGELADADAADLADRIELGESRVAGWIEQANSY; encoded by the coding sequence ATGGGTTTGCTTCAGAAGCTGAAATCAGCACTCGGGCTCGACGAAACGGGGTCGTCGGAGTCGGGTCGCTCCGGCGACGTGGACGTCACCGTCGAGCGTGAGCCCTCGACGGAGGACGAGGACGCGGTCAAGGGAACCGAGACGGCCAGTAGTGGGGAGTCGACGGGCGAACCGGATGGCCCGGGGACCAACGGCGCCGAGAGCGGGGACTCGTCGGTCGAGGAGGCCGAGGTATCGGCCGGCGAGCCCGACACGGCCGCTGCGAGCGCGAGTGACGCAGCCGACGACGCCAACGCGGACACTGTCGACGACACTGAAGCTGACACTGTCGACGACACCGACGCGGATACCGAAGCCGACGACGCCGATGCGGACACCGAACCTGACGACACTGCTGCGGACACAGCTGACGACGACACTGACACGGACACTGCAGCAGACGACTCCGACGCGGACGCGCCCGCCGACACGGCGGGCAGCACCGACCCCGTCACGGAGCTGAACGGCATCGGTCCGGCCTACGGGGACCGACTCGCCGGTGCGGGCATCGACACTGTCGGCGAGCTGGCCGACGCCGACGCCGCCGACCTGGCGGACCGCATCGAACTCGGCGAGAGCCGCGTCGCCGGCTGGATAGAGCAGGCCAACAGCTACTGA